TCTACCGGGAGGAGGAGCGAGAGATGCTGCCGCTGTGCGCGGACGAGGGCATCGGGGTGATCCCGTGGAGTCCGCTCGCCCGCGGCCTGCTCACCCGCGAGTGGGGTACGGAGACCGCCCGGACCAGGGGCGACGTGTTCGGCGGCACCCTGTACCGCGAGGAGGACCGCTCGATCGTGGACGCCGTGGGCCGGATCGCCGAGAAGCGCGGTGTGCCCCGGGCCCAGGTGGCCCTGGCCTGGGTCTCCCGCAACCCCGCGGTGACCTCACCGATCATCGGCGCCACCAAGCCCAGGCACCTCACCGACGCGGTGGAGTCGCTGGGCATCGAGCTGACCGACGACGAGGCCCACGAGCTGGAGCGGCACTACACGCCCCGCCCCGTGGTCGGGTTCTGAAGGCCCGTGGAAAGGCGTGACCGCGCCCCTGGTCAACCCATCGCGGATCGCGGCAAATGTGTACACATTTTTATGTACACGAATTACGATGGTTGACATGAGCGATCACAGCATGAACGTCCGCGACGCCAGAGCCCACCTCTCCGAGCTGATCACCAAGGCCCAGAACGGCGATCCGACCATCCTCACCCGCAACGGCACTCCCGCCGCGGCGATCGTCCCCATCGAGGACTTCGAGGCCCTGGAGGACGCCATGGACGCCTACCTCGCCCGGCAGGCGGATCAGGAAGAGGACGAAGGGGGCCCCGCCGTGGGCATGGCCGAGATGGTCGCTGAGATCTTCGACGAAAGCCGGGGCAACGCCGCGTGAAGTGGGAATTCGATTTTCGTCGGGTTCGCAAGCAGATCCGGGCACTGCCCAAAGAGGACGCGATGGACATCCTTCGCGCTCTCACCCCCCTTGGAGACGATCCAAGGCGCCCGGACTCCAACATCAAGGCACTCACCGGCTACACCGATCGCTACCGTCTCCGGGTGGGCCGCTACCGAGTCATCTACGACGTGGTCGACACGCAGGTGATCATTCGCCTGGTCGCTGTGGGCCACCGCAGGGACATCTACAAGCACCTTGGCCGTTAACGGTCGTCGCCATGGACAGCCCGTTCCCGAGCGCCGCCGGGCGACCCTCCCCGAGGACGGCCTGGGGCACCCGGGTCCGTTGGGTTCGGCGCCAGGCCGGGGTGGTGAGCGTGGTGCCCTCCCTCACCGAGGCGTCCGTACGCGGAGTTCAGGAAGCCCCGTGCCCAGGCGTCCCCTCGCTCCGGGGAACACAGAGGGCCCCGGCCAAGGGGACCAGGGCCAGCACCCCCCAGGCCCACGGACCCGCCAGGTCCAGCAGCGCTCC
This DNA window, taken from Nocardiopsis exhalans, encodes the following:
- a CDS encoding type II toxin-antitoxin system Phd/YefM family antitoxin, which gives rise to MSDHSMNVRDARAHLSELITKAQNGDPTILTRNGTPAAAIVPIEDFEALEDAMDAYLARQADQEEDEGGPAVGMAEMVAEIFDESRGNAA
- a CDS encoding type II toxin-antitoxin system RelE family toxin, with the protein product MKWEFDFRRVRKQIRALPKEDAMDILRALTPLGDDPRRPDSNIKALTGYTDRYRLRVGRYRVIYDVVDTQVIIRLVAVGHRRDIYKHLGR